One genomic region from Streptomyces venezuelae encodes:
- the carB gene encoding carbamoyl-phosphate synthase large subunit, whose translation MPKRTDIQSVLVIGSGPIVIGQAAEFDYSGTQACRILKAEGLRVILVNSNPATIMTDPEIADATYVEPITPEFVEKIIAKERPDALLPTLGGQTALNTAISMHEQGVLEKYGVELIGANVEAINKGEDRDLFKGVVEAVKAKIGYGESARSVICHSMDDVLKGVETLGGYPVVVRPSFTMGGAGSGFAHDEDELRRIAGQGLTLSPTTEVLLEESILGWKEYELELMRDKNDNVVVVCSIENFDPMGVHTGDSITVAPAMTLTDREYQRLRDIGIAIIREVGVDTGGCNIQFAIDPVDGRIIVIEMNPRVSRSSALASKATGFPIAKIAARLAVGYTLDEIPNDITEKTPASFEPTLDYVVVKAPRFAFEKFPQADSTLTTTMKSVGEAMAIGRNFTEALQKALRSLEKKGSQFTFVGEPGDKAELLREAVRPTDGRINTVMQAIRAGATPEEVFDATKIDPWFVDQLFLIKEIADELAAAEKLEPELLAEAKRHGFSDAQIAEIRGLREDVVREVRHALGVRPVYKTVDTCAAEFAAKTPYFYSSYDEESEVAPRTKPAVIILGSGPNRIGQGIEFDYSCVHASFALSDAGYETVMVNCNPETVSTDYDTSDRLYFEPLTLEDVLEIVHAETLAGPVAGVVVQLGGQTPLGLSQALKDNGVPVVGTSPEAIHAAEDRGAFGQVLAEAGLPAPKHGTATTFAGAKAIADEIGYPVLVRPSYVLGGRGMEIVYDETRLESYIAESTEISPTRPVLVDRFLDDAIEIDVDALYDGHELYLGGVMEHIEEAGIHSGDSACALPPITLGGFDIKRLRISTEAIAKGVGVRGLINIQFAMAGDILYVLEANPRASRTVPFTSKATAVPLAKAAARISLGATIAELREEGLLPKNGDGGTLPIDAPISVKEAVMPWSRFRDIHGRGVDTVLGPEMRSTGEVMGIDAVFGTAYAKSQAGAYGPLPTKGRAFISVANRDKRSMIFPARELVAHGFELMATSGTAEVLKRNGINATVVRKLSEGEGPNGEKTIVQLIHDGQVDLIVNTPYGTGGRLDGYEIRTAAVARSVPCLTTVQALAAAVQGIDALNHGDVGVRSLQEHAEHLTAARD comes from the coding sequence GTGCCTAAGCGCACCGATATCCAGTCCGTCCTGGTCATCGGCTCCGGCCCGATCGTCATCGGACAGGCCGCAGAGTTCGACTACTCCGGCACCCAGGCCTGCCGCATCCTCAAGGCCGAGGGCCTGCGGGTCATCCTGGTCAACTCCAACCCGGCCACGATCATGACCGACCCGGAGATCGCCGACGCCACGTACGTCGAGCCGATCACCCCCGAGTTCGTCGAGAAGATCATCGCCAAGGAGCGCCCCGACGCCCTCCTGCCCACCCTCGGCGGCCAGACCGCGCTCAACACCGCGATCTCCATGCACGAGCAGGGCGTCCTGGAGAAGTACGGCGTCGAGCTCATCGGCGCCAACGTCGAGGCCATCAACAAGGGCGAGGACCGCGACCTCTTCAAGGGTGTCGTCGAGGCCGTCAAGGCCAAGATCGGCTACGGCGAGTCCGCCCGCTCGGTCATCTGCCACTCCATGGACGACGTCCTCAAGGGCGTCGAGACGCTCGGCGGCTACCCCGTCGTCGTCCGCCCCTCCTTCACCATGGGCGGCGCCGGCTCCGGCTTCGCCCACGACGAGGACGAGCTGCGCCGCATCGCCGGCCAGGGCCTCACGCTCTCCCCGACCACCGAGGTGCTCCTGGAGGAGTCCATCCTCGGCTGGAAGGAGTACGAGCTGGAGCTGATGCGCGACAAGAACGACAACGTCGTGGTGGTCTGCTCCATCGAGAACTTCGACCCGATGGGCGTCCACACCGGTGACTCGATCACCGTCGCCCCGGCGATGACGCTCACCGACCGCGAGTACCAGCGGCTCCGCGACATCGGCATCGCGATCATCCGCGAGGTCGGCGTCGACACCGGCGGCTGCAACATCCAGTTCGCGATCGACCCGGTCGACGGCCGGATCATCGTCATCGAGATGAACCCGCGCGTCTCCCGCTCCTCGGCGCTCGCCTCCAAGGCGACCGGCTTCCCGATCGCCAAGATCGCGGCCCGTCTCGCCGTCGGCTACACGCTGGACGAGATCCCGAACGACATCACGGAGAAGACCCCGGCGTCCTTCGAGCCCACGCTCGACTACGTCGTCGTCAAGGCTCCGCGCTTCGCCTTCGAGAAGTTCCCGCAGGCCGACTCCACCCTCACCACGACCATGAAGTCGGTCGGCGAGGCCATGGCGATCGGCCGCAACTTCACCGAGGCGCTCCAGAAGGCCCTGCGCTCCCTGGAGAAGAAGGGCTCGCAGTTCACCTTCGTCGGCGAGCCCGGCGACAAGGCCGAGCTGCTGCGCGAGGCGGTCCGCCCGACCGACGGCCGTATCAACACCGTCATGCAGGCGATCCGCGCCGGCGCCACCCCGGAGGAGGTCTTCGACGCCACGAAGATCGACCCGTGGTTCGTCGACCAGCTCTTCCTGATCAAGGAGATCGCCGACGAGCTGGCCGCCGCCGAGAAGCTCGAGCCCGAGCTCCTCGCCGAGGCCAAGCGGCACGGCTTCTCCGACGCCCAGATCGCCGAGATCCGCGGCCTGCGCGAGGACGTCGTCCGCGAGGTCCGGCACGCCCTCGGCGTCCGCCCGGTCTACAAGACGGTCGACACCTGCGCCGCCGAGTTCGCCGCCAAGACCCCGTACTTCTACTCCTCGTACGACGAGGAGAGCGAGGTCGCGCCGCGCACCAAGCCCGCCGTGATCATCCTGGGCTCCGGCCCGAACCGCATCGGCCAGGGCATCGAGTTCGACTACTCCTGCGTCCACGCCTCCTTCGCGCTCAGCGACGCGGGCTACGAGACCGTGATGGTCAACTGCAACCCGGAGACCGTCTCGACGGACTACGACACCTCCGACCGCCTGTACTTCGAGCCGCTGACGCTGGAAGACGTGCTGGAGATCGTCCACGCCGAGACGCTGGCCGGCCCCGTCGCCGGTGTCGTCGTCCAGCTCGGCGGCCAGACCCCGCTGGGCCTGTCGCAGGCGCTCAAGGACAACGGCGTGCCGGTCGTCGGCACCTCCCCGGAGGCCATCCACGCCGCCGAGGACCGCGGCGCCTTCGGCCAGGTCCTCGCCGAGGCGGGTCTGCCCGCCCCGAAGCACGGCACCGCGACCACCTTCGCCGGCGCCAAGGCCATCGCCGACGAGATCGGCTACCCCGTCCTCGTACGCCCGTCGTACGTGCTCGGCGGCCGCGGCATGGAGATCGTCTACGACGAGACCCGCCTGGAGTCGTACATCGCGGAGTCCACCGAGATCAGCCCCACCCGGCCGGTCCTGGTCGACCGCTTCCTCGACGACGCCATCGAGATCGACGTCGACGCCCTCTACGACGGCCACGAGCTCTACCTCGGCGGCGTCATGGAGCACATCGAGGAGGCCGGCATCCACTCCGGCGACTCGGCCTGCGCCCTGCCCCCGATCACCCTCGGCGGCTTCGACATCAAGCGCCTGCGCATCTCCACCGAGGCGATCGCCAAGGGCGTCGGCGTCCGCGGCCTGATCAACATCCAGTTCGCGATGGCGGGTGACATCCTCTACGTCCTGGAGGCCAACCCGCGCGCCTCCCGGACCGTCCCCTTCACCTCGAAGGCGACCGCCGTCCCGCTCGCGAAGGCCGCCGCCCGCATCTCGCTCGGCGCCACCATCGCCGAGCTGCGCGAGGAGGGCCTGCTGCCGAAGAACGGCGACGGCGGCACCCTGCCGATCGACGCGCCGATCTCCGTCAAGGAGGCCGTCATGCCGTGGTCGCGCTTCCGCGACATCCACGGCCGCGGCGTCGACACCGTCCTCGGCCCGGAGATGCGCTCCACCGGCGAGGTCATGGGCATCGACGCGGTCTTCGGCACGGCCTACGCCAAGTCGCAGGCCGGCGCCTACGGTCCGCTGCCCACCAAGGGCCGCGCGTTCATCTCCGTCGCCAACCGCGACAAGCGCTCGATGATCTTCCCGGCGCGCGAGCTGGTCGCCCACGGCTTCGAGCTGATGGCCACCTCGGGCACCGCGGAGGTCCTCAAGCGCAACGGCATCAACGCCACGGTCGTGCGCAAGCTCAGCGAGGGCGAGGGCCCGAACGGCGAGAAGACCATCGTCCAGCTGATCCACGACGGCCAGGTCGACCTGATCGTCAACACCCCGTACGGCACCGGCGGCCGCCTCGACGGCTACGAGATCCGTACGGCCGCGGTGGCGCGCAGCGTCCCGTGCCTCACCACGGTCCAGGCGCTCGCCGCGGCCGTCCAGGGCATCGACGCGCTCAACCACGGCGACGTCGGCGTCCGCTCGCTCCAGGAACACGCGGAGCATCTGACCGCGGCCCGCGACTAG
- a CDS encoding quinone-dependent dihydroorotate dehydrogenase, whose amino-acid sequence MYKFFFRLVFKRMDPEKAHYLAFRWIRFAARVPVLRTFVAAVLAPRYKELRTEALGLRMHGPFGLAAGFDKNAVAIDGMAMLGFDHVEIGTVTGEAQPGNPKKRLFRLIPDRALINRMGFNNEGSAAVAERLGTRTPVFRTVVGVNIGKTKVVPEAEAAADYVKSTERLAAHADYLVVNVSSPNTPGLRNLQATESLRPLLTAVREAADRSVTGRRVPLLVKIAPDLADEDVDAVADLALELGLDGIIATNTTIAREGLGLKSDPALIKETGGLSGAPVKERSLAVLRRLHARVGDRLVLVGVGGIENAEDAWQRILAGATLIQGYSAFIYEGPFYARAIHKGLAARLAASPYATLAEAVGADNRKATS is encoded by the coding sequence ATGTACAAGTTCTTCTTCCGGCTCGTCTTCAAGCGCATGGACCCCGAGAAGGCCCACTACCTGGCCTTCCGCTGGATCCGCTTCGCCGCCCGCGTCCCCGTCCTGCGGACCTTCGTCGCCGCCGTCCTCGCGCCCCGGTACAAGGAGCTGCGCACCGAGGCCCTCGGGCTGCGGATGCACGGCCCCTTCGGCCTCGCCGCCGGCTTCGACAAGAACGCCGTCGCCATCGACGGCATGGCCATGCTCGGCTTCGACCACGTCGAGATCGGCACGGTCACCGGCGAGGCACAGCCCGGCAACCCCAAGAAGCGCCTCTTCCGGCTGATCCCGGACCGCGCCCTGATCAACCGCATGGGCTTCAACAACGAGGGCTCCGCCGCCGTCGCGGAGCGGCTGGGGACCCGTACGCCGGTCTTCAGGACCGTCGTCGGCGTCAACATCGGCAAGACCAAGGTCGTCCCGGAGGCCGAGGCCGCCGCCGACTACGTGAAGTCGACCGAGCGGCTCGCCGCGCACGCCGACTACCTGGTCGTGAACGTCTCCTCGCCGAACACCCCCGGCCTGCGCAACCTCCAGGCCACCGAGTCCCTCCGCCCGCTGCTCACGGCGGTACGGGAAGCGGCCGACCGCTCGGTCACCGGACGTCGCGTCCCGCTGCTCGTCAAGATCGCCCCCGACCTCGCGGACGAGGACGTCGACGCGGTCGCGGACCTCGCCCTGGAGCTCGGCCTCGACGGCATCATCGCCACCAACACCACCATCGCCCGCGAGGGCCTCGGCCTGAAGTCCGACCCCGCGCTGATCAAGGAGACCGGCGGCCTCTCCGGAGCGCCCGTCAAGGAGCGCTCCCTGGCCGTCCTGCGCCGCCTCCACGCGCGCGTGGGCGACCGGCTCGTCCTCGTGGGCGTCGGCGGCATCGAGAACGCCGAGGACGCCTGGCAGCGCATCCTCGCCGGAGCCACCCTGATCCAGGGCTACAGCGCCTTCATCTACGAGGGCCCGTTCTACGCCCGCGCGATCCACAAGGGCCTCGCCGCGCGCCTCGCCGCCTCTCCGTACGCCACCCTCGCCGAAGCCGTCGGCGCCGACAACCGAAAGGCCACCTCGTGA
- the pyrF gene encoding orotidine-5'-phosphate decarboxylase, producing the protein MTLSFGTRLRSAMDERGPLCVGIDPHAALLDSWGLTDDIAGLERFTFTVVEALAGTVAVFKPQAAFFERFGSRGVAVLERAVADLRAAGGLVVMDAKRGDIGSTMAAYAEAFLRKDSPLFSDALTVSPYLGYGSLKPAVDLARESGAGLFVLALTSNPEGSEVQRAVREDGRTIGATMLAHLAEENAGETPMGSFGAVVGATLGDLSSFDLDINGPLLAPGIGAQGATPADLPAVFGAAVRNVVPNVSRGVLRHGPDVSALRASADRYADEIRAAVDA; encoded by the coding sequence GTGACTCTCTCCTTCGGCACCCGACTGCGCTCCGCCATGGACGAGCGCGGCCCGCTCTGCGTCGGCATCGACCCGCACGCCGCCCTGCTGGACTCCTGGGGCCTGACCGACGACATCGCCGGTCTGGAGCGCTTCACCTTCACGGTCGTCGAGGCGCTCGCCGGCACCGTCGCCGTTTTCAAGCCGCAGGCCGCCTTCTTCGAGCGCTTCGGCTCGCGCGGTGTCGCCGTCCTGGAGCGCGCCGTCGCCGACCTGCGCGCCGCGGGCGGCCTGGTCGTCATGGACGCCAAGCGCGGCGACATCGGCTCCACGATGGCCGCGTACGCGGAGGCCTTCCTGCGCAAGGACTCGCCGCTCTTCTCGGACGCCCTGACGGTCTCCCCGTACCTCGGCTACGGCTCCCTGAAGCCGGCCGTCGACCTGGCCCGGGAGTCCGGCGCCGGGCTCTTCGTCCTGGCGCTCACCTCGAACCCGGAGGGCTCCGAGGTCCAGCGGGCCGTCCGCGAGGACGGCCGCACCATCGGCGCGACCATGCTGGCCCACCTCGCCGAGGAGAACGCGGGGGAGACCCCCATGGGCTCCTTCGGCGCGGTCGTCGGCGCCACCCTCGGCGACCTGTCCTCCTTCGACCTGGACATCAACGGGCCGCTCCTCGCCCCCGGCATCGGCGCCCAGGGCGCGACCCCGGCCGACCTCCCCGCCGTCTTCGGCGCGGCCGTCCGCAACGTCGTCCCGAACGTCAGCCGGGGTGTTCTCCGTCACGGTCCCGACGTGTCCGCCCTGCGGGCCTCGGCGGACCGGTACGCGGACGAGATCCGCGCGGCCGTCGACGCGTGA
- a CDS encoding integration host factor, with product MALPPLTPEQRAAALEKAAAARRERAEVKNRLKHSGASLHEVIKTGQENDVIGKMKVSALLESLPGVGKVRAKQIMERLGISESRRVRGLGSNQIASLEREFGSTGA from the coding sequence GTGGCTCTTCCGCCCCTTACCCCTGAACAGCGCGCAGCCGCGCTCGAAAAGGCCGCCGCGGCTCGCCGGGAGCGGGCCGAGGTCAAGAATCGACTCAAGCACTCCGGCGCCTCGCTCCACGAGGTCATCAAGACCGGGCAGGAGAACGACGTCATCGGCAAGATGAAGGTCTCCGCGCTGCTCGAGTCCCTGCCCGGCGTGGGCAAGGTCCGCGCCAAGCAGATCATGGAGCGCCTCGGCATCTCCGAGAGCCGCCGCGTCCGTGGTCTCGGCTCCAACCAGATCGCCTCCCTGGAGCGCGAGTTCGGCAGCACCGGCGCCTGA
- the gmk gene encoding guanylate kinase, producing MAAEVRPRLTVLSGPSGVGKSTVVAHMRKVHPEVWLSVSATTRKPRPGEKHGVHYFFVTDDEFDKLIANGELLEWAEFAGNRYGTPRRAVLDRLDSGEPVLLEIDLQGARQVKDSMPESQLVFLAPPSWEELVRRLTGRGTESPEVIERRLAAAKIELAAESEFDTTLVNTSVEDVARELLTLMLLSSGE from the coding sequence ATGGCAGCAGAGGTACGTCCGCGGCTGACCGTGCTCTCCGGCCCCTCAGGGGTCGGTAAGAGCACGGTCGTCGCTCATATGCGCAAGGTTCACCCCGAGGTCTGGCTCTCGGTGTCGGCCACGACACGGAAGCCGCGCCCCGGCGAGAAGCACGGCGTCCACTATTTCTTCGTCACGGACGACGAGTTCGACAAGCTGATCGCCAATGGCGAACTCCTCGAATGGGCCGAGTTCGCGGGCAACCGCTACGGCACGCCGAGGCGCGCGGTCCTCGACCGCCTCGACTCCGGCGAGCCCGTGCTCCTGGAGATCGACCTCCAGGGCGCGCGTCAGGTCAAGGACTCGATGCCCGAGTCCCAGCTCGTCTTCCTCGCCCCGCCGAGCTGGGAGGAGCTGGTCCGCCGGCTCACCGGCCGCGGCACGGAGTCGCCCGAAGTCATCGAGCGCCGGCTGGCGGCGGCGAAGATCGAACTGGCCGCCGAATCGGAGTTCGACACCACGCTCGTCAACACCTCCGTCGAGGACGTCGCACGCGAGCTGCTAACGTTGATGCTGCTGTCATCTGGGGAATGA
- the rpoZ gene encoding DNA-directed RNA polymerase subunit omega yields MSSSMTAPEGIINPPIDELLEATDSKYSLVIYAAKRARQINAYYSQLGEGLLEYVGPLVDTHVHEKPLSIALREINAGLLTSEAIEGPAQ; encoded by the coding sequence GTGTCCTCTTCCATGACTGCGCCCGAGGGCATCATCAACCCGCCGATCGACGAGCTGCTCGAGGCAACCGACTCGAAGTACAGCCTCGTGATCTACGCGGCCAAGCGCGCGCGTCAGATCAACGCGTACTACTCCCAGCTCGGCGAGGGCCTGCTGGAGTACGTGGGTCCGCTCGTCGACACCCACGTCCACGAGAAGCCGCTCTCGATCGCCCTGCGGGAGATCAACGCGGGTCTGCTGACGTCCGAGGCCATCGAGGGCCCGGCGCAGTAA
- the coaBC gene encoding bifunctional phosphopantothenoylcysteine decarboxylase/phosphopantothenate--cysteine ligase CoaBC gives MTKPKVVLGVSGGIAAYKACELLRRLTESGHDVRVVPTDSALHFVGEATWSALSGHPVSTEVWESVHEVPHVRIGQGADLVVVAPATADMLAKAAHGLADDLLTNTLLTARCPVVFAPAMHTEMWEHPATQENVATLRRRGAIVIEPAVGRLTGVDTGKGRLPDPAEIFEVCRRILTRGTAAPDLAGRHVVVSAGGTREPLDPVRYLGNRSSGKQGYALAKAAAARGARVTLVEANTGIPDPAGVDVVHVGTALQLREAVLKAAGDADAVVMAAAVADFRPAVYASGKIKKKDDGGAPTVELVRNPDILAELSADRALPGQIVVGFAAETDDVLANGREKLRRKGCDLLVVNEVGERKTFGSEENEAVVLAADGAETPVPYGPKEALAETVWDLVLPLLRPVPAPAT, from the coding sequence GTGACGAAGCCGAAGGTCGTTCTGGGCGTCAGCGGCGGCATCGCCGCCTACAAGGCCTGCGAGCTGCTGCGCCGGCTCACCGAGTCGGGCCATGACGTGCGCGTCGTGCCCACCGACTCGGCCCTCCACTTCGTCGGCGAGGCGACCTGGTCCGCGCTCTCCGGGCACCCCGTCTCCACCGAGGTGTGGGAGTCGGTCCACGAGGTGCCGCACGTGCGGATCGGCCAGGGCGCCGACCTCGTCGTCGTCGCCCCCGCCACCGCCGACATGCTCGCCAAGGCCGCCCACGGCCTCGCCGACGACCTCCTCACCAACACCCTGCTCACCGCACGCTGTCCGGTCGTCTTCGCCCCGGCGATGCACACCGAGATGTGGGAGCACCCGGCCACCCAGGAGAACGTGGCCACGCTCCGCCGCCGCGGCGCGATCGTCATCGAGCCCGCCGTCGGCCGCCTCACCGGCGTCGACACGGGCAAGGGCCGGCTGCCCGACCCCGCCGAGATCTTCGAGGTCTGCCGGAGGATCCTGACGCGCGGCACCGCCGCCCCGGACCTCGCCGGACGGCACGTCGTCGTCAGCGCGGGCGGCACCCGTGAGCCCCTCGACCCCGTCCGCTACCTGGGCAACCGCTCCTCCGGCAAGCAGGGGTACGCCCTCGCCAAGGCCGCTGCCGCGCGCGGGGCCCGGGTCACGCTCGTCGAGGCCAATACCGGCATCCCCGACCCCGCCGGGGTCGACGTCGTCCACGTCGGCACCGCCCTCCAGCTCCGCGAGGCCGTCCTCAAGGCGGCGGGAGACGCCGACGCCGTGGTGATGGCCGCGGCGGTGGCCGATTTCCGCCCGGCCGTCTACGCCTCCGGGAAGATCAAGAAGAAGGACGACGGGGGAGCGCCCACCGTCGAGCTCGTCCGCAACCCCGACATCCTCGCCGAGCTCTCCGCCGACCGCGCCCTGCCGGGCCAGATCGTCGTCGGCTTCGCCGCCGAGACCGACGACGTCCTCGCCAACGGGCGCGAGAAGCTCCGCCGCAAGGGCTGTGACCTGCTCGTCGTCAACGAGGTCGGAGAGCGCAAGACCTTCGGCTCCGAGGAGAACGAGGCCGTCGTGCTCGCCGCGGACGGCGCCGAGACCCCCGTACCGTACGGGCCGAAGGAAGCCCTCGCCGAGACGGTCTGGGACCTCGTCCTGCCGCTGCTGCGCCCCGTTCCGGCCCCCGCCACCTGA
- the metK gene encoding methionine adenosyltransferase encodes MSRRLFTSESVTEGHPDKIADQISDTILDALLREDPTSRVAVETLITTGLVHVAGEVTTKAWADIPTLVRNKILEIGYDSSKKGFDGASCGVSVSIGSQSPDIAQGVDTAYEKRVEGDEDELDKQGAGDQGLMFGYASDETPELMPLPIHIAHRLSRRLTEVRKNGTIPYLRPDGKTQVTIEYDGDKAVRLDTVVVSSQHASDIDLESLLAPDIREFVVEHVLAQLVEDGIKLDTDGYRLLVNPTGRFEIGGPMGDAGLTGRKIIIDTYGGMARHGGGAFSGKDPSKVDRSAAYAMRWVAKNVVAAGLASRCEVQVAYAIGKAEPVGLFVETFGTNTVDTEKIENAIGEVFDLRPAAIIRDLDLLRPIYSQTAAYGHFGRELPDFTWERTDRVDALKKAAGL; translated from the coding sequence GTGTCCCGTCGTCTGTTCACCTCGGAGTCCGTCACCGAGGGTCACCCCGACAAGATCGCTGACCAGATCAGCGACACCATCCTCGACGCACTGCTGCGAGAGGACCCCACCTCGCGCGTCGCCGTCGAGACGCTGATCACCACCGGCCTGGTGCACGTCGCCGGCGAGGTGACCACGAAGGCGTGGGCCGACATCCCCACCCTCGTCCGGAACAAGATCCTCGAGATCGGTTACGACTCCTCGAAGAAGGGCTTCGACGGCGCCTCCTGCGGCGTGTCGGTGTCCATCGGGTCGCAGTCCCCGGACATCGCGCAGGGTGTGGACACCGCGTACGAGAAGCGGGTCGAGGGCGACGAGGACGAGCTCGACAAGCAGGGCGCCGGCGACCAGGGCCTGATGTTCGGCTACGCCTCGGACGAGACCCCCGAGCTGATGCCGCTGCCGATCCACATCGCGCACCGCCTCTCGCGCCGCCTCACCGAGGTCCGCAAGAACGGGACCATCCCGTACCTGCGCCCCGACGGCAAGACCCAGGTCACCATCGAGTACGACGGCGACAAGGCCGTCCGCCTCGACACGGTCGTCGTCTCCTCCCAGCACGCCTCCGACATCGACCTCGAGTCGCTGCTCGCCCCCGACATCCGTGAGTTCGTCGTCGAGCACGTGCTCGCGCAGCTCGTCGAGGACGGCATCAAGCTCGACACCGACGGCTACCGGCTGCTCGTGAACCCGACCGGGCGCTTCGAGATCGGCGGCCCGATGGGCGACGCCGGCCTCACCGGCCGCAAGATCATCATCGACACCTACGGCGGCATGGCCCGCCACGGCGGCGGCGCCTTCTCCGGCAAGGACCCGTCGAAGGTCGACCGCTCCGCCGCCTACGCCATGCGCTGGGTCGCGAAGAACGTCGTCGCCGCCGGTCTCGCCTCGCGCTGCGAGGTCCAGGTCGCGTACGCGATCGGCAAGGCCGAGCCCGTCGGTCTCTTCGTCGAGACCTTCGGCACGAACACGGTCGACACGGAGAAGATCGAGAACGCGATCGGCGAGGTCTTCGACCTCCGCCCGGCCGCGATCATCCGCGACCTCGACCTGCTCCGCCCGATCTACTCGCAGACCGCCGCCTACGGCCACTTCGGCCGCGAGCTGCCGGACTTCACCTGGGAGCGCACCGACCGCGTGGACGCCCTGAAGAAGGCCGCGGGTCTGTAG